A region from the Geobacter benzoatilyticus genome encodes:
- the argF gene encoding ornithine carbamoyltransferase, whose translation MTRHFLALNQYTKEALDALFALTRELKEEQKKGIPHRILEGKSVALIFDKSSTRTRVSFEVGVHQLGAHPLFISSATSQMGRGEPVRDTARVMARYCDGVMIRTYGQEIVEEFARYSSVPVINGLTDLFHPCQIMADLFTVMEHKGKYDGLKFAWVGDGNNMANTWIEAAAILGFDLALACPAGYEPDRTVWDWAQKKATSSIILTQDPKEAVRDADVVNTDVWASMGQEQEQKVREAAFKGYCLDDALVSLAKPDCMVLHCLPAHRGEEITDSVIEGPRSAVWDEAENRLHVQKAIMASLLK comes from the coding sequence ATGACCCGGCATTTTCTTGCCCTCAACCAGTATACCAAAGAGGCCCTTGACGCCCTCTTCGCCCTGACGCGGGAGCTGAAGGAAGAGCAGAAAAAGGGAATTCCCCACCGGATCCTGGAGGGGAAAAGCGTCGCCCTCATTTTCGACAAGTCGTCCACCCGGACCCGTGTTTCCTTCGAGGTGGGGGTTCACCAGCTGGGCGCCCATCCCCTCTTCATCTCCTCGGCCACGTCCCAGATGGGGCGGGGCGAGCCCGTCAGGGACACCGCCCGCGTCATGGCCCGCTACTGCGACGGCGTCATGATCCGCACTTACGGCCAGGAGATCGTGGAGGAGTTTGCCCGCTACTCATCGGTGCCGGTCATAAATGGCCTCACCGACCTGTTCCACCCCTGCCAGATAATGGCTGACCTCTTTACGGTCATGGAGCACAAGGGGAAATACGACGGGCTGAAATTTGCCTGGGTCGGCGACGGCAACAACATGGCCAATACCTGGATCGAGGCCGCCGCCATCCTCGGCTTCGACCTGGCTCTGGCCTGCCCGGCAGGGTATGAGCCCGACCGCACTGTCTGGGACTGGGCTCAGAAGAAGGCCACTTCGTCCATCATTCTTACCCAGGACCCGAAAGAGGCCGTGCGCGATGCCGATGTCGTCAATACCGATGTCTGGGCCAGCATGGGGCAGGAGCAGGAGCAGAAGGTGCGCGAGGCGGCGTTCAAGGGGTACTGTCTCGACGACGCCCTGGTTTCCCTTGCCAAGCCCGACTGCATGGTTCTCCATTGCCTCCCGGCCCACCGGGGTGAGGAAATCACCGACAGCGTCATCGAAGGACCCCGTTCCGCCGTCTGGGACGAGGCCGAGAACCGGCTCCACGTACAGAAAGCCATCATGGCTTCGTTGTTGAAGTAA
- a CDS encoding argininosuccinate synthase: MAKVHKDVKKIVLAYSGGLDTSIILKWLKNEYGCEVIAFSADLGQGDELAPIRDKAFATGADKVYIDDLKEEFVRDFVFPMFRANAIYEGHYLLGTSIARPLIAKRQMEIAKIEGADSVSHGATGKGNDQVRFELAYYHFDPAITVVVPWREWKLNSRQALVNYAKKNGIPIPVTKKRPWSSDRNMLHISFEGGILEDTWAEPPENMYVLTKAPEKAPNKPQFVEIEFKNGNAVAVDGEKMSPAQLLAHLNFIGGEHGIGRVDLLENRSVGMKSRGVYETPGGTILREAHSAVEQITMDREVMRIRDSLIPEYARQVYSGYWFSPEREMLQTLIDDSQKCVNGVARVKLYKGHCRTVGRKSETNSLFNLDFATFEKDQVFNQADATGFIKINSLRLRIRALMQGKK; the protein is encoded by the coding sequence ATGGCCAAAGTGCACAAAGACGTGAAAAAGATCGTCCTCGCCTATTCGGGCGGGCTCGACACCTCCATCATCCTCAAGTGGCTCAAGAACGAGTACGGCTGTGAGGTCATCGCCTTCTCCGCCGACCTGGGCCAGGGCGACGAGCTGGCGCCGATCCGGGACAAGGCCTTCGCCACCGGTGCCGACAAGGTTTACATCGACGACCTGAAGGAAGAGTTCGTCCGGGATTTCGTATTCCCCATGTTCCGCGCCAATGCCATTTACGAAGGGCACTATCTCCTGGGCACCTCCATCGCCCGGCCCCTCATCGCCAAGCGCCAGATGGAGATCGCGAAGATCGAGGGGGCCGACTCCGTTTCCCACGGTGCCACCGGCAAGGGGAATGACCAGGTCCGCTTCGAGCTGGCCTACTACCACTTCGACCCGGCCATCACTGTTGTGGTTCCGTGGCGGGAGTGGAAGCTGAACAGCCGCCAGGCCCTGGTGAACTACGCCAAGAAGAACGGGATTCCGATCCCGGTCACCAAGAAGCGTCCCTGGTCCTCGGACCGCAACATGCTCCACATTTCCTTCGAAGGGGGCATCCTGGAGGATACCTGGGCCGAGCCTCCCGAGAACATGTACGTGCTCACCAAGGCGCCGGAGAAGGCCCCCAACAAGCCCCAGTTCGTGGAGATCGAGTTCAAGAACGGCAACGCCGTGGCCGTTGACGGCGAGAAGATGAGCCCGGCCCAACTCCTGGCCCACCTGAACTTCATCGGCGGCGAGCACGGCATCGGCCGTGTGGACCTCCTGGAGAACCGTTCCGTGGGGATGAAGTCCAGGGGCGTGTACGAGACCCCCGGCGGCACCATCCTGCGCGAGGCCCACTCGGCGGTGGAGCAGATTACCATGGACCGCGAAGTCATGCGGATTCGGGACTCCCTCATTCCCGAGTACGCCCGCCAGGTCTACTCCGGCTACTGGTTCTCCCCGGAGCGGGAAATGCTCCAGACCCTCATCGACGACTCACAGAAGTGCGTGAACGGCGTAGCCCGGGTGAAGCTCTACAAGGGGCATTGCCGCACCGTTGGCCGCAAGTCCGAGACCAACTCCCTCTTTAACCTGGATTTCGCCACCTTCGAGAAGGATCAGGTCTTCAACCAGGCCGATGCCACCGGCTTCATCAAGATCAACTCCCTGCGGCTGCGGATCAGGGCGCTCATGCAGGGGAAGAAGTAG
- a CDS encoding NUDIX domain-containing protein, which translates to MTNKTFKKDHIVTSVVAVIVDDDGQVLLTKRNVSPFKGEWVMPGGKIDLGEPIIAALQREVMEEVGLQVEVEDLVDVFEHVTPGEDNYHFIILYYLCHPLYCDINHNLDEVEEARWVPRGELMNYKMPQGARFILGKIFPELCSCET; encoded by the coding sequence ATGACCAACAAGACTTTCAAGAAAGACCACATTGTTACCTCCGTCGTTGCGGTCATCGTGGACGATGACGGGCAGGTGCTCCTCACCAAGCGGAACGTGAGCCCCTTCAAGGGCGAATGGGTCATGCCGGGGGGGAAGATCGATCTGGGCGAGCCGATTATCGCGGCCCTCCAGCGGGAGGTTATGGAGGAGGTGGGGCTCCAGGTTGAGGTGGAGGACCTGGTCGACGTCTTCGAGCATGTGACGCCCGGTGAGGACAACTACCATTTCATCATCCTTTACTATCTCTGCCATCCCCTCTACTGTGACATCAACCACAACCTGGACGAGGTGGAGGAGGCCCGCTGGGTTCCCCGCGGGGAATTGATGAACTACAAGATGCCCCAGGGAGCCAGATTCATCCTTGGGAAAATTTTCCCGGAGCTCTGCAGCTGCGAGACGTGA
- the argH gene encoding argininosuccinate lyase, which produces MTHEKLWGGRFSEPTDKFVEEFTASIDFDKRLYHQDIRGSIAHARMLGKQGIIPMDDVEKITAGLQEVLRQIQAGQFKFSVALEDIHMNIEARLSEKIGEAGKRLHTGRSRNDQVALDIRLYLRDEIVEVSAYLDLLVDSLISQAEKNLGVIMPGYTHLQTAQPILFSHHMMAYVEMFSRDKGRMEDCLRRMNVLPLGAGALAGTTFPIDREHVAEILDFPEVTRNSLDSVSDRDFALEFMAASSILMMHLSRFSEELILWSTSEFKFVDLSDSFCTGSSIMPQKKNPDVPELVRGKTGRVYGNLMALLTVMKALPLAYNKDMQEDKEPLFDTIDTVKGSLKIFADMVGEMRINTGNMRSAAAKGFSTATDVADYLVRKGMPFRDAHEVVGKTVAYCLSNGKDLPDLTLGEWQGFSDKIGEDIFDCITLEASVNARSATGGTALERVKAEIARVKAGR; this is translated from the coding sequence ATGACACACGAAAAACTATGGGGCGGCCGCTTTTCCGAGCCCACCGACAAATTCGTCGAGGAGTTCACCGCTTCCATCGATTTCGACAAGCGGCTCTACCACCAGGATATCCGCGGCTCCATCGCCCACGCCCGGATGCTGGGCAAGCAGGGGATAATCCCCATGGACGACGTCGAGAAGATCACGGCCGGCCTCCAGGAGGTCCTTCGCCAGATCCAGGCGGGCCAGTTCAAGTTCTCGGTGGCCCTGGAAGATATCCACATGAACATCGAGGCCCGCCTTTCCGAAAAAATCGGCGAGGCAGGGAAGCGCCTCCACACCGGCCGCTCCCGCAACGACCAGGTGGCCCTCGACATCCGCCTCTATCTGCGTGACGAGATCGTGGAGGTGTCGGCCTACCTCGATCTGCTGGTGGATTCCCTCATTTCCCAGGCCGAAAAGAACCTGGGGGTCATCATGCCGGGGTATACCCACCTCCAGACCGCCCAGCCGATTCTCTTCTCCCACCACATGATGGCCTACGTGGAGATGTTCAGCCGGGACAAGGGGCGGATGGAGGACTGCCTGCGGCGGATGAACGTCCTTCCCCTGGGGGCAGGGGCTCTGGCCGGGACCACCTTCCCCATCGACCGGGAACACGTGGCCGAGATACTGGATTTCCCCGAGGTGACCCGCAACTCCCTCGACTCGGTGTCGGACCGGGATTTCGCCCTGGAGTTCATGGCGGCCTCGTCGATACTGATGATGCACCTCTCCCGCTTCTCCGAGGAGCTGATCCTCTGGTCCACCAGCGAGTTTAAGTTCGTGGATCTCTCCGACTCCTTCTGCACCGGCTCCTCCATCATGCCCCAGAAGAAAAACCCGGACGTGCCCGAACTGGTCCGCGGCAAGACCGGTCGGGTCTACGGCAACCTCATGGCGCTCCTCACGGTCATGAAGGCCCTGCCCCTGGCCTACAACAAGGACATGCAGGAGGACAAGGAGCCCCTCTTCGACACCATCGACACCGTGAAGGGGAGCCTCAAGATCTTTGCCGACATGGTGGGCGAGATGCGGATCAACACCGGGAACATGCGCAGTGCGGCGGCCAAGGGGTTCTCCACCGCCACCGACGTGGCCGATTACCTCGTCCGCAAGGGGATGCCGTTCCGCGATGCCCATGAGGTGGTGGGCAAGACGGTTGCCTATTGCCTCTCCAACGGCAAGGACCTCCCCGACCTGACCCTTGGGGAGTGGCAGGGGTTCTCGGACAAAATCGGTGAGGATATCTTCGACTGCATCACCCTCGAGGCGTCGGTAAACGCCCGGTCCGCCACCGGCGGCACCGCCCTGGAGCGGGTGAAGGCGGAGATAGCGCGGGTCAAGGCGGGCAGATAG
- the lptM gene encoding LPS translocon maturation chaperone LptM — translation MPRPTDGQMIARYLVIVGFFLLAACGKKGPLVPPESFAPAPVSALSVEQKEDAFYVSWPAPSKDEAGRPLKELAGFRVFRRPVLPPDQDCEECPTAYTLVKTVDLEYPQDVRFYNNRYVFADRNVTNGVTYQYKVVSFRKDGSESAASNRARRAKVAAPPAPHLSGAAGPTSVVLQWETPAGTVGKPAGAYVYRRRGDDVSTLVLLTPTPVVERQYEDLRLERGVTYVYTVRAVVDIDGMTIESAVSNEARGMLAEPE, via the coding sequence ATGCCACGCCCCACGGACGGACAGATGATAGCCAGATATCTTGTGATAGTAGGTTTTTTCCTTCTTGCCGCATGCGGCAAGAAGGGGCCGCTGGTCCCCCCCGAAAGCTTTGCGCCGGCGCCGGTGAGCGCCCTGTCGGTGGAGCAGAAGGAGGATGCGTTCTATGTTTCCTGGCCCGCCCCCTCCAAGGATGAGGCGGGGCGGCCGCTGAAGGAGCTGGCCGGCTTCAGGGTCTTTCGCCGTCCGGTACTCCCCCCCGACCAGGATTGCGAGGAGTGCCCCACGGCCTACACCCTCGTGAAGACCGTCGATCTCGAATACCCGCAGGATGTGCGGTTCTATAACAACCGTTACGTCTTTGCCGACCGCAACGTGACGAACGGCGTGACTTACCAGTACAAGGTGGTTTCCTTCCGCAAGGACGGCTCCGAGAGCGCTGCTTCCAACCGGGCGCGCCGCGCCAAGGTTGCGGCACCACCCGCCCCGCACCTCTCTGGGGCTGCCGGCCCCACCAGTGTGGTGCTGCAATGGGAAACCCCCGCCGGTACTGTCGGCAAACCCGCCGGAGCCTATGTCTATCGCCGCCGCGGCGATGATGTTTCCACCCTGGTCCTCCTAACGCCAACGCCGGTCGTAGAACGTCAGTATGAAGACCTTAGGCTGGAGCGGGGCGTCACCTATGTTTACACGGTGCGTGCGGTCGTTGATATCGACGGTATGACGATTGAGAGCGCTGTTTCCAATGAAGCCAGGGGAATGCTGGCTGAGCCGGAGTGA
- the dapA gene encoding 4-hydroxy-tetrahydrodipicolinate synthase, translating to MFKGSIVAIVTPFNNGQVDFEKLRELVEFQISNGTDAIVPCGTTGEASTLDYDEHMDVVKTVIEQVNKRVPVIAGTGSNSTAEAIELSQKAKEVGADGVLLVTPYYNKPTQEGLVRHYTAIADAVAIPQILYNVPGRTGVNMLPETVARLAPHKNIVAIKEATGSLQQASEILALCGDQIDVLSGDDFITFPMMACGAKGVISVLANIMPKTVAELTDAFYAGDMEKARQLHLQTLKIGNAMFIESNPIPVKTALGLMGKCSDEVRLPLCPMGEANKAKLAAIMKEYKLI from the coding sequence ATGTTCAAGGGAAGCATTGTCGCCATCGTCACCCCGTTCAATAACGGTCAGGTGGATTTTGAGAAACTGCGGGAACTGGTCGAATTCCAGATCTCTAACGGTACCGATGCCATCGTCCCCTGCGGCACCACCGGCGAGGCCTCGACCCTGGACTACGACGAGCACATGGATGTGGTGAAGACCGTCATCGAGCAGGTCAACAAGCGGGTTCCGGTCATTGCCGGCACCGGCTCCAACTCCACCGCCGAGGCCATCGAGCTCTCCCAGAAGGCCAAGGAGGTCGGGGCCGACGGCGTGCTGCTGGTGACCCCCTACTACAACAAGCCGACCCAGGAGGGGCTAGTCCGCCACTACACCGCCATCGCCGATGCCGTGGCCATTCCCCAGATACTTTACAACGTGCCGGGGCGCACCGGCGTCAACATGCTCCCCGAGACCGTGGCGCGGCTGGCTCCCCACAAGAACATCGTCGCCATCAAGGAAGCCACCGGCTCACTCCAGCAGGCTTCGGAGATCCTTGCTCTGTGCGGCGACCAGATCGACGTCCTCTCCGGTGATGACTTCATCACCTTCCCCATGATGGCCTGCGGCGCCAAGGGGGTCATCTCGGTGCTGGCCAACATCATGCCGAAGACCGTGGCCGAACTGACCGACGCCTTCTACGCCGGGGACATGGAGAAGGCCCGTCAGCTTCACCTGCAAACCCTCAAGATCGGCAACGCCATGTTCATCGAGTCGAACCCGATTCCGGTGAAGACCGCCCTCGGCCTCATGGGCAAGTGCTCCGACGAGGTGCGGCTCCCCCTCTGCCCCATGGGCGAGGCCAACAAGGCGAAGTTGGCTGCCATCATGAAAGAGTACAAACTTATTTAA
- the dapB gene encoding 4-hydroxy-tetrahydrodipicolinate reductase — protein MIKVAVCGAAGRMGQRIIVAAKEAGCTVSGALERPGHELVGQDAGLIAGCGSLGVAISDDLNAVVEGCDVLIDFTTPKVSLKNLEACALKKKAIVIGSTGFTPEERALAAELAKDIPAVLAPNMSVGVNVCFKILKDVAKTLGDDFDVEIVELHHNKKKDAPSGTAVRMGEVVAEALGRDYNKVANYHREGICGERTKEEIGMQTVRGGDIVGEHTVYFIGMGERIEISHRAMTRDMFSRGSVRAAQWVVGKAPGLYDMQDVLGLR, from the coding sequence ATGATTAAAGTAGCTGTCTGCGGCGCCGCCGGGCGCATGGGCCAGAGGATTATCGTTGCCGCCAAAGAGGCGGGGTGCACCGTCTCCGGCGCCCTGGAGCGGCCGGGTCACGAGCTGGTGGGGCAGGATGCCGGCCTCATCGCCGGTTGCGGCTCCCTGGGGGTCGCCATTTCCGACGATCTCAACGCCGTGGTGGAAGGGTGCGACGTTCTCATCGACTTCACCACCCCCAAGGTCTCCCTCAAGAACCTGGAGGCCTGCGCCCTCAAGAAAAAGGCCATCGTCATCGGCTCCACCGGTTTCACCCCCGAGGAGCGTGCCCTGGCCGCCGAACTGGCGAAGGATATCCCCGCGGTGCTCGCCCCCAACATGAGCGTCGGGGTCAACGTCTGCTTCAAGATACTGAAAGACGTGGCCAAGACCCTGGGAGACGACTTCGACGTGGAGATCGTGGAACTGCACCACAACAAGAAGAAGGACGCCCCTTCAGGCACCGCCGTCCGCATGGGCGAAGTGGTGGCCGAGGCTCTGGGCCGCGACTACAACAAGGTGGCCAACTACCACCGCGAGGGAATCTGCGGCGAGCGGACCAAGGAAGAGATCGGCATGCAGACCGTGCGGGGCGGCGACATAGTCGGCGAGCACACCGTCTACTTCATCGGCATGGGGGAGCGGATCGAGATCAGCCACCGGGCCATGACAAGGGACATGTTCTCCCGCGGCTCCGTTCGCGCCGCCCAGTGGGTGGTGGGGAAGGCGCCGGGGCTGTACGACATGCAGGATGTCCTGGGGCTTAGATAG
- a CDS encoding LL-diaminopimelate aminotransferase — translation MAKINDNYLKLKAGYLFPEIGRRVREFSAANPDAKVIRLGIGDVTRPLAPAIIKAFHDAVDDLATIDNFAGYGPEQGYDWLINAIIEKSYKPLGVDLKTEEMFISDGSKCDCANILDIFALDNVVAIGDPVYPVYNDTNVMIGRTGDADEKGYYKGIVYMPCTEENGFIPSLPTEKVDIIYLCFPNNPTGTVATKAELKKWVDYANSNDAVIFFDAAYEAFITDPAIPHSIYEIEGAKKCAIEFRSFSKTAGFTGVRCGLVVVPEEVMGTTPTGEKYSFNKLWLRRTTTKFNGASYPVQKAAAAVYSDEGWKQNKEIIDYYMENARIIREGLAAAGLTVYGGVNAPYIWLKTPGGMSSWDFFDKLLTECNVVGTPGSGFGPSGEGFFRLSAFGHRENVIEAVERIKKNLK, via the coding sequence ATGGCAAAAATCAACGACAACTACCTGAAACTCAAGGCGGGCTACCTCTTTCCCGAGATCGGCCGCCGCGTGCGGGAGTTCTCCGCCGCCAACCCCGATGCCAAGGTGATCCGCCTCGGCATCGGCGACGTCACCCGTCCCCTGGCCCCGGCCATCATCAAGGCGTTCCATGACGCCGTGGACGATCTGGCCACCATCGACAACTTCGCCGGCTACGGCCCGGAGCAGGGGTATGACTGGCTCATCAACGCCATCATCGAGAAATCCTACAAGCCCCTGGGCGTTGACCTCAAGACCGAGGAGATGTTCATCTCCGACGGCTCCAAGTGCGACTGCGCCAACATCCTCGACATCTTCGCCCTGGACAACGTCGTTGCCATCGGCGACCCGGTCTACCCGGTCTACAACGACACCAACGTCATGATCGGCCGCACCGGCGATGCCGACGAGAAGGGGTACTACAAAGGTATCGTCTACATGCCCTGCACCGAGGAGAACGGCTTCATCCCGTCGCTCCCCACTGAGAAGGTGGACATCATCTACCTCTGCTTCCCCAATAACCCCACCGGTACCGTTGCCACCAAGGCCGAGCTGAAGAAGTGGGTGGACTACGCCAACTCCAACGACGCGGTCATATTCTTCGACGCCGCCTACGAGGCCTTCATCACCGATCCCGCAATCCCCCACTCCATCTACGAGATCGAAGGGGCCAAGAAGTGCGCCATCGAGTTCCGCTCCTTCTCCAAGACCGCCGGCTTCACCGGCGTCCGCTGCGGCCTCGTGGTCGTGCCGGAAGAGGTCATGGGGACCACGCCGACTGGCGAGAAGTACAGCTTCAACAAGCTCTGGCTCCGCCGCACCACCACCAAGTTCAACGGCGCCTCCTACCCGGTCCAGAAGGCTGCCGCTGCCGTTTACTCCGACGAGGGGTGGAAGCAGAACAAAGAGATCATCGACTATTACATGGAGAACGCCCGGATAATCCGCGAAGGGCTGGCCGCTGCCGGCCTCACCGTCTACGGCGGGGTGAACGCCCCCTACATCTGGCTGAAAACGCCGGGCGGCATGAGCAGCTGGGACTTCTTCGACAAGCTCCTCACCGAGTGCAACGTAGTGGGGACGCCGGGAAGCGGCTTCGGCCCCAGCGGCGAAGGGTTCTTCCGGCTCTCGGCCTTCGGCCACCGCGAGAATGTGATTGAGGCGGTGGAGAGGATAAAGAAGAATCTGAAGTAG
- a CDS encoding nucleotidyltransferase family protein has product MFLQKHKDELAQRFGVVSVGLFGSYARGEAREDSDIDIAIELTPDKKSLSNFLGIRRYLEEQFGKTVDLGIESTLKPLVRELVAKEIIHV; this is encoded by the coding sequence ATGTTCTTGCAAAAGCACAAGGATGAACTTGCGCAGCGTTTCGGCGTTGTGAGTGTCGGTCTCTTCGGCAGTTACGCCCGTGGTGAGGCACGCGAAGATTCAGATATCGACATCGCCATCGAACTGACCCCCGACAAGAAATCCCTGAGCAATTTTCTCGGTATCCGGCGGTACCTCGAAGAACAGTTCGGCAAGACGGTAGACTTGGGGATAGAAAGCACTTTGAAGCCGCTGGTTCGGGAACTGGTTGCCAAGGAAATAATCCATGTCTAA
- a CDS encoding DsbA family oxidoreductase: MNSAPVLEVFFDYVUPWCYLGTVRTDRLVKEYGIQIRWSCFPLHPETPLEGRELAELFAGREAMIRDMQARLQQVAAAEGLPLTTRSRTYNSRLAQELGKWAEDQGRGEQFHHAVYRAYFVDGVNIAQRDELVRIAVTAGLAADEAQAVLAERSYAAAVDADWQRSRDLRITAVPAHLFEGKRLIGFTGYEDFVKLIGNPAAP, encoded by the coding sequence ATGAACAGTGCACCCGTACTGGAGGTCTTTTTCGATTACGTCTGACCCTGGTGCTACCTCGGTACCGTGCGTACCGACCGCCTCGTGAAAGAATACGGGATCCAGATTCGCTGGAGCTGCTTCCCGCTTCACCCCGAAACCCCGCTGGAAGGGAGAGAGCTTGCCGAGCTCTTTGCCGGTCGGGAGGCGATGATCCGGGATATGCAGGCCCGGCTACAACAGGTTGCCGCAGCAGAAGGCCTGCCCCTGACCACGCGAAGCCGCACCTACAACAGCCGTCTCGCCCAGGAACTGGGGAAATGGGCCGAAGATCAGGGACGCGGAGAGCAGTTCCATCATGCCGTCTACCGGGCCTATTTTGTGGACGGGGTCAACATCGCCCAGCGTGACGAGTTGGTGCGGATCGCCGTCACTGCCGGCCTGGCGGCGGATGAGGCGCAGGCGGTGCTGGCGGAGCGAAGCTATGCAGCAGCGGTGGATGCCGATTGGCAGCGGTCCAGGGATTTGCGCATCACCGCAGTACCGGCCCATCTCTTCGAAGGGAAACGTCTGATCGGTTTTACCGGCTATGAGGATTTCGTGAAGCTGATCGGGAACCCTGCTGCACCATAG
- a CDS encoding type 1 glutamine amidotransferase domain-containing protein: MKILMVLTSHDELGTTGHKTGFWLEEFAAPYYVFKDAGAEITLASPKGGQPPLDPKSAEKDFQTPATERFNNDAEAQAALAHTAALNTVSAADFDALFYPGGHGPLWDLAEDKDSIALIEAMHAQGKPVAAVCHAPGVLRHARAGDGSPLVRGKAVTGFSNSEEAAVGLVEVVPFLVEDELSKAGGTYSKAADWQPHVVRDGNLITGQNPASSEPAARELLKLL, encoded by the coding sequence ATGAAGATACTGATGGTTCTTACATCGCACGATGAACTCGGCACCACCGGCCACAAGACCGGATTCTGGCTGGAGGAGTTTGCCGCCCCCTATTACGTCTTCAAGGATGCCGGGGCGGAAATCACCCTGGCTTCGCCCAAAGGGGGACAACCGCCGCTGGACCCGAAGAGCGCGGAGAAGGATTTCCAGACCCCGGCCACCGAACGGTTCAACAACGATGCGGAGGCACAGGCCGCATTGGCCCATACCGCAGCACTGAATACGGTTTCAGCCGCAGACTTTGACGCACTCTTCTATCCCGGCGGCCATGGCCCGTTGTGGGACCTGGCCGAAGACAAGGACTCCATCGCCCTGATCGAGGCCATGCATGCCCAAGGGAAGCCGGTTGCCGCGGTATGCCACGCCCCCGGGGTACTGCGCCACGCCCGTGCCGGCGACGGCTCGCCCCTGGTACGGGGCAAAGCCGTCACCGGATTTTCCAACAGCGAGGAAGCCGCCGTCGGCCTGGTCGAGGTTGTGCCGTTCCTGGTGGAGGATGAACTGAGCAAGGCTGGTGGCACCTATTCCAAAGCGGCCGACTGGCAGCCCCACGTGGTCAGGGATGGCAACCTGATCACCGGCCAGAACCCCGCCTCGTCGGAACCGGCGGCCCGGGAGCTCTTAAAACTGCTGTGA
- a CDS encoding Fic family protein: MFTEVSPRGGRLVVQQKGADGYSAFVPNPLPPNPPLQIDDEMSRLMERANRALGRLDGCTYTLPNPDLFLYMYVRKEAVLSSQIEGTQASLDDLLEYEGEIEGKSSPEDINEVSNYVDAMNYGLERLQELPLSLRLIKEIHARLMAGIRGGHKGPGEFRASQNWIGGTRPGNAVFVPPPANEVLPCLGELEKFLHDEAIPSLLKAGLAHAQFETIHPFLDGNGRMGRLLIAFILCHDQVLEKPLLYLSLFFKKHRQEYYERLNAVRRDGDWEGWIKYYLQGVYEISKQATDAAKAIMDLIAADRQKVAGLGKAAPTALALLELLYRRPYVTIPYVARELDISSPAAGKAVNNLVTLGILTEVSGKKRDRVFLHEYYLAIIREGTELYR, translated from the coding sequence ATGTTTACCGAGGTATCGCCGCGCGGCGGCAGACTGGTGGTACAGCAGAAAGGGGCGGACGGTTACAGCGCCTTTGTGCCGAATCCGCTGCCGCCCAATCCGCCGCTGCAGATCGACGACGAAATGAGCCGGCTGATGGAGCGGGCCAACCGGGCGCTGGGGCGGCTGGACGGCTGCACCTATACCCTTCCCAACCCTGACCTGTTCCTCTACATGTACGTCCGCAAGGAGGCGGTGCTCAGTTCACAGATCGAGGGGACGCAGGCCTCGTTGGACGATCTCCTGGAGTACGAAGGAGAAATTGAGGGGAAGAGCTCACCGGAAGACATCAACGAGGTGTCCAATTACGTGGATGCCATGAATTACGGCCTGGAGCGGCTGCAAGAGCTGCCCTTGAGCCTGCGGCTGATCAAGGAGATTCATGCCCGGTTGATGGCCGGCATCAGGGGGGGGCACAAGGGTCCCGGCGAGTTCCGCGCATCCCAGAACTGGATCGGCGGTACCAGGCCGGGCAATGCCGTATTCGTGCCGCCGCCGGCCAATGAGGTGCTTCCCTGCCTGGGGGAGCTGGAAAAATTTCTCCACGACGAAGCCATCCCGTCGTTGCTCAAGGCCGGTCTGGCCCATGCCCAGTTCGAGACCATCCACCCGTTTCTTGACGGCAACGGCAGAATGGGGCGGCTGTTGATCGCCTTCATTCTCTGCCACGATCAGGTACTGGAAAAACCTCTGCTTTATCTGAGCCTCTTCTTTAAAAAGCACCGCCAGGAATACTACGAGCGACTCAACGCGGTGCGGCGCGACGGCGACTGGGAGGGGTGGATCAAGTACTACCTGCAGGGGGTCTACGAGATATCGAAGCAGGCGACAGATGCCGCTAAAGCCATCATGGACCTGATTGCCGCTGACCGGCAGAAGGTGGCAGGACTTGGGAAAGCGGCGCCGACGGCGCTGGCACTCCTGGAGCTGCTCTATCGCCGGCCATACGTCACCATACCGTACGTGGCGCGGGAACTCGACATCAGTTCCCCGGCGGCAGGTAAAGCGGTGAACAATCTGGTCACACTCGGCATCCTGACCGAGGTAAGCGGCAAAAAACGGGATCGGGTGTTCCTGCACGAGTACTATCTAGCCATCATCAGGGAAGGGACTGAGTTGTACCGGTAA